The genome window ACGCCGAGGCCAACCTGGTTGTGATTCCGGATTCAGTCCCGGATGAGAAGGCGGTTTATACCGCCGATATGATGTCGACCGGGTTTGCCGGGGCCGAAAACGCCGAAATCCCGCTTGGTGGTACTGTCGCTGTTTTCGCCCAGGGACCGGTCGGCCTGATGTCGACTGTGGGAGCTAAACTGCAGGGCGCCGGCCTGATCATCGCTGTCGATGGTATGCCCAACAGGCTGGAAATGGCCAGACACTTCGGCGCGGATATCACGATCAATTTCAAGGAAAAGGATCCGGTCGAGGAGATCATGCGCATTACCGGCGGTCAGGGTGTCGATTCGGCGATCGAATGTTTGGGTGGTCAGCCGACTTTCGAGGCCTGTATCAAGTGTACCGCTCCCGGCGGAGTGATCTCGGTGGTCGGTTACTATGGTGAAGGCGAATATGTCAAGATTCCCCGTCTGGAATGGGGTGTCGGAATGAGCAACAAGAAGATCGTGACCGACCTCTGCCCGGGCGGTAAAGTGCGCATGAAACGGCTGATTCGTCTGCTGGAAACAGGCAAGGTTGACCCGACGCCGATGACGACTCATCGCTTCAAATTCGAGGAACTGCCAAAAGCGTTTGAGATGATGGATACCAAAGAGGACAATATCCTCAAGCCGTTGATCGAATTCGATTGAGGCTAATCTTTGTTTTAAATCACGATCTGATAATTAGTAAAACAGGCGGGAACTATCGTCCGCCTGTTTGTGTAATTTAGGCTTAAATGCAGTCAAGCACTTTGCTTACCGGACAGTTTCGGGTCGGTAAGCACACTGACCTGCCAGCCAATCGCTTTGGAAATTTTTCCTCCCTGCCTGTTCAAAATCTGAACAACTGTATCATATCTGACAGATGATGAAACTGCGCTAAACCTGATGTTTACGGGGTCGATAACATCTATGTGGTATCAGGGAAGCCAATAGCCGCGGTTGAAAACAGCGCGGTTTTCAGACAAAGTAAGAGGAAAAACACCGTAAACATTCACGTTTAAAACGAGTTCAGACCGACCTGTAATCGGGCTTGGTCGATCAGTTTTGCTAAGAGGGGAGTATCTGATGAAACTGTGTTACTGTGCATTAGTAAGTTTTCTGCTGGTTTTGACCGGCACCGCCCTGGGAGCCGACACGCTCTTCAACGCCCAAGTCGCCTATTCAGTTGGCACTTTTCCGACTGATGTCACCACCGGTGATTTCAACGGCAACGGTGATTCAACTGACATTGCAGTCTGCAATATGTGGGACAACAATGTCACCGTCCTCATGGCGCAGGGCGATTCCAGCTACGCTTCAGGTGTCAATTACAACACCACCTCGGTACCCTGGGGTGTGGTGGCTGTCGATATCGACACCAGCGGTTACTTCGATATCGTCACGGCCAACAAAGGTTCCGACAATATCTCGCTTTTGCTCAACGAGGGCGACGGTACCTTTGCTAACGCGGTCTATTTCAATGCCGGTACCGAACCGTACTCGATCTGTGCTGGTGACTTCGACGGTGATACGCTGGTCGATGTGGCAGTGGCAAACCATGGTTCGGACAATCTTTCGGTCTTTCTGAATAATGGCGACAGCACTTTCGCGGCGGCTGTCAACTACGCCTGCGGTGATGGTCCCTACTATATAATAGCCGCTGATCTCAAAGGACGCGACACTCTCGATCTGGTCGTGGTCAACGAGCTGGATGACAATATCACGATCTGGTTCGGTGACGGCGACGGTACTTTTTCCGGCGACACCACCTATGCGGTCGGTGATCGTCCGCTGTGTGTCCATGCCGGCGACCTGAACGGCGACGGTCATCTCGACCTGGTAACCGCCAACAACAACGATGACAGCATCAAGGTACTCTTTAACGACAGTGTTGCTATTTTCGATTCCACTTTGGCCTATGCCGTGGGTGATGGTCCCTTCGCGGTCTATATCGCTGATTACGATAAATCCGATACTGCCGATATCGCCGTGGCTAATTACAGTGACAATAATATTACGATCCTGCAGAGCTTCGGAGGACTGTTTGATTCCACTTCGACCTATTCCACCAGCACCAAGCCATATGCGCTCGAAGGTTCTGATCTTGATGCCGATGCCGATATCGATCTGCTGGTAGTCAATTACGGCAGTAAAAGCGTGGGCTGGCTGAAAAATACAACGACCCTGGCCGTGTCTGCCGATGACGACGCTGGTGAGGTATTGCCGGATAGTTACAGCCTCGAGCAGAATTATCCCAACCCGTTCAACCCGTCGACCACGATCGAATACTCGCTTCCGGAGCAGGCTGATGTCGAAATCAGCATCTACAACCTGATCGGACAGCGGGTCTCGACTATTGTCGATGAAGAGAAACCATCGGGCTCTTATTCGGTTACCTGGGATGGTAGTGATGAAAATGGTAAGCCGGTGGCGACCGGGATTTATTTCTATCGTCTCAAGGCCGGATCGATTCAGGAAACCCGCAAGATGATGCTTCTGAAATAATAAGAGTAACCATTCCCTGATATAGATCAGCTCCCGGATGAGACATTCCGGGGGCTTTTTTTTGCTGTAGTTTGATATCTTGAAGACAGGTCCGCAAAAGCCCGCTTAAGTGAAGTAAATTTTCGATCTATTCTTCCGACAATGAAAATGAGCTTGTAATCGGAAAGAAGCTCATCGGATACAAACAGAGGAATATAGTTATATGGCGCTTGTAATCGAATTTGATTCGTCCCGCCTCGAACAGGCGAACAAGACGAAAGCCGAAAAAACAGTTAATCCGCCCAAAACTGAAACCTCATCCTTGCCCGGTACTACACTCTCGAAGAAGAAAAACATCTTTTACAATACCAGCAAGGTGTCGCTTGAAGAACGTGAACGGCGAAACAAGCACCAGAGCTTTATACTCTGGCTGACGGGCCTTTCCGGTTCGGGCAAAACCACGCTGGCGCGCGAACTGGAGCGGATTCTGTTCGAACGGGGTTACCAGGTAATGGTTTTGGATGGTGATAATGTTCGTCACGGGTTGTGTTGCGACCTTGGTTTTTCCAAGGCTGACCGGGCAGAAAATATCCGCCGTATACGTGAGATCGCCAAGCTGATCATGCAGGCTGGAGTGATCCCGATCACCGCTTTTATTTCACCCTACCGGCAGGATCGTGACCAGTTGCGCGAGATCGTTCCCGATGGTAAGCTGATCGAAATATTTCTTGAATGCCCGCTCCATGAGTGCGAAAAGCGCGATGTCAAGGGGCTGTACAAGAAGGCGAGAGCCGGGCTGATCAAGAATTTTACCGGTATCGACGATCCCTTCGAAGAACCGCTCAACCCGGAAATCCGCATAAATACTCATAAGCTGACAGTCGCTGAGAGCCTGGATCAAATTCTCGACTACCTTCAGGAAAGGGGCTATCTATGATCGAAGTCAACGGCAAGACCCTCTCTATAAAGGAGTTCGTTGAGCGTGAAATCCTGATCGGAAAACCGCAGGAAGTTAAAGAAGCCAGGTATGAGAAACCGATTTTGATCGGCGGATGTGGTTCCTCGGGGACCACGCTGTTACGGACTATGCTCGATTCTCATAAACATATCGCCTGTGGCCAGGAAATCTCGTTTTTTGATCGGCCCAGGCTTTTTGACACACCGCTTCAGAAACTGCACCGGATGTTTACTGAGCAGGATTTCGACAGCCTCGACCAGGATGTTGTCTTCCCGCTTCGCACCGGAGCGGGATCGTATTTCGGGCTGTTCTTCCCGAATTACGGCAAGACCTATCATGATATGGCGACGACCGACACGATCTTCCGCATGGCCAGCGATACCCGCGATTTCCTGAACCTGTATTTTTCCAATTTCGCAAACAGGTCTGGTAAACGCAGGTGGGCCGAGAAGACACCCAACAATATTTTCTGCGTGGGAGAGATACTCGATTTCTTTCCCGACAGTAAGTTCGTGCATGTCATCCGCGACGGTCGTGACGTCGTCTGTTCGCTGGCGCTGAGGCGCAAATTCGAACTCAACAGCGCGATATTACGCTGGCTGATGTCAGTCGAGGCTGGCATCCGTTTCCGAGGCAATCCGCGCTACTATGAATTGAAATATGAAGACCTTGTTACGGATACAGAGAACACGCTCAGGAAGCTGATGGCTTTTCTGGAGGATGAGTGGGATCCACAGATGCTCGATTATACAGAAGCTGGCAAGGATAACTTTAACAATTACGGCGCTACGCCGATTTTCACCTCCAGTATCGGGCGCTGGAAAAACAGCGACCTGGACGAACGTGCCCGAAAAGTGCTCGATTTGTCGCTTGGCACGATGCTCGAAAAGCTTGAATACAAAATGTAACGGGCTCTATGCGTGAGGTTCTTCTGGGAAGCTGGTCACAACCTGGCCAGCTTTTCTTTTTGCTTTTTGTCGACCCACTCGCGGTAGAGTTGTCCAATTACGGCTCCCAGAATAAACACAATAGATGTGTAGTAGATCCAGAAACCGACCGCTATTAAAAACAGGTATGCGCCGTAGATTTTCTTCAGGGTGACCATGTTAGTGATATAGAAACCGAAAATCTGTTTGGCGATTTCCCATAGTAACGCGGCCGAAAGGGCGCTGACAGCAATAGTACGCTTGGAGAGCTTGGTCTGCGGTACAAAAAAGTAAATAAAGAAAAAAGCTCCGAAGATGATTGCCAGCGAAAACAGGATCAATAGTAAATCCAGGATGAACCCGAACTGCGGGATCTGCAGAAAACCGATTTTGTCGGCCATGTTTTCGAGGATATTCAAGCCGGGCAGGATAGTGGTGGAAAACAAAAAGTAAATCATTACCAGTATCACCATGCCGAAATCGC of Candidatus Zixiibacteriota bacterium contains these proteins:
- a CDS encoding zinc-binding dehydrogenase produces the protein MKAFVMKGIGKTGFMDKPIPEAGPNDAIIKTTKALVCTSDVHTVKGALGDRQDLTFGHEAVGIINELGSEVKSFKVGQRVAVNAITPDFKCDNCLRGYPSQCGEMLGGWKFANIKDGSFAEYFHVNDAEANLVVIPDSVPDEKAVYTADMMSTGFAGAENAEIPLGGTVAVFAQGPVGLMSTVGAKLQGAGLIIAVDGMPNRLEMARHFGADITINFKEKDPVEEIMRITGGQGVDSAIECLGGQPTFEACIKCTAPGGVISVVGYYGEGEYVKIPRLEWGVGMSNKKIVTDLCPGGKVRMKRLIRLLETGKVDPTPMTTHRFKFEELPKAFEMMDTKEDNILKPLIEFD
- a CDS encoding YihY family inner membrane protein; translated protein: MSDKPTKKYDRYSRLRPIKEFLAHFLGGIYKRADRQHIFLLAGGLSFSLFVCVVPMVLIIFSLLGIYLEKPSIAAEIKNFIEGLIPYEQFADQVEEIVFSRVEEFRSYKGLAGVLGLAGMLFASSGLFSSMRTILNMIYKAEPNVFILISKLRDFGMVILVMIYFLFSTTILPGLNILENMADKIGFLQIPQFGFILDLLLILFSLAIIFGAFFFIYFFVPQTKLSKRTIAVSALSAALLWEIAKQIFGFYITNMVTLKKIYGAYLFLIAVGFWIYYTSIVFILGAVIGQLYREWVDKKQKEKLARL
- the cysC gene encoding adenylyl-sulfate kinase; protein product: MALVIEFDSSRLEQANKTKAEKTVNPPKTETSSLPGTTLSKKKNIFYNTSKVSLEERERRNKHQSFILWLTGLSGSGKTTLARELERILFERGYQVMVLDGDNVRHGLCCDLGFSKADRAENIRRIREIAKLIMQAGVIPITAFISPYRQDRDQLREIVPDGKLIEIFLECPLHECEKRDVKGLYKKARAGLIKNFTGIDDPFEEPLNPEIRINTHKLTVAESLDQILDYLQERGYL
- a CDS encoding T9SS type A sorting domain-containing protein translates to MKLCYCALVSFLLVLTGTALGADTLFNAQVAYSVGTFPTDVTTGDFNGNGDSTDIAVCNMWDNNVTVLMAQGDSSYASGVNYNTTSVPWGVVAVDIDTSGYFDIVTANKGSDNISLLLNEGDGTFANAVYFNAGTEPYSICAGDFDGDTLVDVAVANHGSDNLSVFLNNGDSTFAAAVNYACGDGPYYIIAADLKGRDTLDLVVVNELDDNITIWFGDGDGTFSGDTTYAVGDRPLCVHAGDLNGDGHLDLVTANNNDDSIKVLFNDSVAIFDSTLAYAVGDGPFAVYIADYDKSDTADIAVANYSDNNITILQSFGGLFDSTSTYSTSTKPYALEGSDLDADADIDLLVVNYGSKSVGWLKNTTTLAVSADDDAGEVLPDSYSLEQNYPNPFNPSTTIEYSLPEQADVEISIYNLIGQRVSTIVDEEKPSGSYSVTWDGSDENGKPVATGIYFYRLKAGSIQETRKMMLLK